DNA from Musa acuminata AAA Group cultivar baxijiao chromosome BXJ1-5, Cavendish_Baxijiao_AAA, whole genome shotgun sequence:
ttttatttgcttCATCATTTTCTTCATTTAGTAGATGTCGATAATTTTATACGCACACGGACGGACGCGCACACACGCTCgtgcacacacacacgcacacatatatatgaaataatactaaaataattaaaatttatttagatAAAAGATAATCTAATGGATTATGCATCGGCAGGAATGACAAAATTATAAACCATATCCATAATTTTATTAGGGTTTAAGCACAAATAATGTAAGCGAATGAAAAGGGTAATGATCCCTATGCCAAAATTCGTACCCGGATGTTTTACTCAGAACAGGTGGCCTTTAGACAAACCCACATTGTGGAGCCCACACATGAGTTTGGTCGTGGTCGGCGCAATGTAGGTAAGCCAATTTaatatctaattattattttgacatatatttaACTTTGtgaccccccccccaaaaaaaatgtCGAAAACAATTGCATTGGCAAGAAATTAGAATACAGAAATGTCATCGTCATTGTAGCTATGCAATTTGGACGTCTATTGATGGGAATTAATCAATGCTGTCCTTTGAATTGTGACCTCTCGAGATAGCGTAGTGAACATTGCTTTCATAATTAGTCAGAGTAAAGGAGATGTCCAAATTATTGTAGCTTGCAAAATTACACGTAGCTCGGACGATTGCATGAGAATTAATGGATATTAATTACATCCTCAACTACCTATTTATGTGAAGCTCCAACATCACATTAATAGCTACTTGCataattttcaaagtatttattaaGATGTATCCGGGTcccataatcttttttttttaatacaaacTTTATCTGTGATATCAATGGAATAATAACAAGAATCATCGAATAATATTTATAGTGAATGTGTCGAATAATTTAACCGGTAAAAAATTTAATAGGATATCGTAAGATCCTGAGCTCGAATCCTGtctttattatttattctttataataaaaatatttatcttttaaattGTGTCGATAATCATTCACAACCAAGTAGAAGAATCTTTTATCCTTGTAACTTTCTTTTACTATGAATTGGACAAGTGATATCAATGGCATGATGATACATACATATTCGACTACCTACTTTTTGTGAAACATCAACATCACAACAATAGTGTGCACAAAATATATTCAAACTGTTTGTCAAGaattatcttatcaatttgatttTGTTATTACTTGTTTGAAGCATCATTACTTGTTGTTTGTATAGTTATAAAAAGCactggaaagaaagaaagaaaaagagaatatgTCACCACACCTCGCATCAGTCTTTTTGAGATCCACACAGGTGATATCCATGTCTGCCCCTCTGGTGAGGGAGCTCATGGAAGTGGCATTTATGGAACCAGCAATGCAGCAGCTAAGAgtcgccaccaccaccgccaccaccgggTCTTAATCTGCCACAGCGAAAGCATGCGTTGACACGGAAAGCTCTTGTTTTCTCCTGCTGAATGGAACCAATGTGGTGATGATTCCCAAGAGCATTCGCTGGTGGAGAATGCTTCCTTCTCCTGGGAATAAACGTTTAATCCCAAGCAAAACCATGGCCTTTCTGCAATAAAATACTAGCAACAGGTTTGGCCATTTCCAACTACATACCAACACTTCTCCTTCATGCCTTGTATACTATTCCTTCTCCACCTACCTTCCCGCTCTATATATGCAACCGCAGGAAAGCATGCAACTTTAAAAGTAGCTTCTCCTCTgccctttcctctctctctctctctctctctctctgtcttggcAGATACGGGGGGGTGGTGACAGCACCGAAATGGTTGCGTTCCGGGGTGCGACTTTCAAGACCGTGGACCAGTGCACCTCGGTGGGGCGGGAGGGGCACACGGTGGTGGCCGACATGGACGGCACCTTGCTCCTGGGCCGCAGCTCCTTCCCCTACTTCGCGCTCGTCGCATTCGAGGTGGGTGGCGTCCTGAGGTTGCTGCTCCTGCTCCTGGCGGCGCCGCTGGTTGGCGTGCTTTACTACTTCCTGTCGGAGTCGGCCGGGATCAAGGTGCTCATCTTCGCGGCGCTGGCGGGCGCGCGGGTGGAGGAAGTGGAGTTGGCGGCGCGGGCGGTGCTGCCCAAGTTCTACTTGGCGGACGTCCACCCGGAGGCGTGGCGGGTGTTCTCGGCGTGTGGCAGGCGGTGCGTGCTCACGGCCAACCCCAGGATCATGGTGGAGGCGTTCCTGAAGGAGTACCTGGGCGCTGACCTCGTCATCGGGACGGAGCTCGGGACGTACAAAGGCCGGTTGACGGGGTTCGCCGTGCACCCGGGGGTTCTCGTTGGAAGGAACAAAGCCGCCGCGCTCCGCAAGCAGTTGCCGGAGGCGTCGCCGGAGATCGGGCTGGGCGATCGGGAGACCGACTTCCCTTTCATGAGTCTTTGTCAGGTACGTGCGCGCTGCTGCTTCTTCCAAAAGCCATGCATTACGTAACTATAGACATGAGAGAGGAGCATAGAATGAACACTACGGTTTGCGTTTCTTGAGGCAGATAACGGCGCtgtgagaaagaaagagaattagCAACGATTGCACGAATCTTAAATagtttttagatcaatttttttttaaataaaaaacttAGTCATAAGAATATAttgaaaattatttaaaaaaataaatcagattaatttttgaattatCTATCTTTGATAAATGAGTATGGAATACCACCACATCGATCAATATTTAAGATATAAGAATGTATTGGAATTAGCTGTAACATCTTCATTGtctaagaataaaaaataatatatataagaatTTTTTGCATATCAATTCTTTCAAAAGttgaaaagtatatatatatatatatatatatatatatatatatttatttatttatttatttatatttatatttatgcatgAAGTGAATGCTTGGTGTTATGTACACAGGAGGCGTATGTGGTGCCATCGAAACCCAGATGCGGGGCCGTCGCCAGTGACAAGCTGCCGAAGCCGGTCGTCTTCCACGACGGCCGCTTGGTCCAGAAGCCAACGCCGCTGCTGGCCCTCGTTACCGTCCTCTGGTTCCCGGCGGGCTTCCTTCTGGCCTGTCTCCGCATCGCCACCGGGGCCCTCCTCCCCATGCGCTACGTCTACCACGCCTTCCGCGCTCTCGGCGTCCGCGTCACCGTCCGCGGCACCCCTCCTCCCCCGGCCTCCACGTCCCTCGGCCATTCCGGTGTCCTCTTCGTCTGCTCCCACCGCACCCTCCTGGACCCCGTCTTCCTCTCCGTCGCTCTCGGCCGCCCGATCGCCGCCGTCACCTACTCCGTCTCCCGCCTCTCCGAGATACTCTCCCCCATCCGTACCGTGCGCCTCAGCCGCGACCGCGCCCGCGACGCCGCCATGATCCGGAAGCTCCTGCAGGAGGGCGACCTGGCGATCTGCCCCGAGGGGACGACCTGCCGCGAGCCCTTCCTGCTGCGCTTCTCGGCGCTGTTCGCGGAGCTCACGGACCAGATCGTGCCGGTGGCGACTTGCAGCCGAATGAGCATGTTCCACGGCACCACGGCGAGGGGGTGGAAGGGGATGGACCCCTTCTACTTCTTCATGAACCCCAGTCCAGCCTACGAGGTTACCTTCCTCGACAAGCTCCCGCTCGAGATCACCTGCAGCGGCGGCAAGTCCAGCCACGAGGTGGCCAACTACATACAGCGGGCGATAGCCTCCACTTTGTCCTACGAGTGCACCCGTTTCACGAGGAAGGACAAGTACCGGGCGCTCGCCGGGAACGATGGAACTGTTCCTGAGAAGAAGTCCAAGGCTGAAGGCTGAAGGCTGAAGGCGCCACGGCCATGGATCGCTAAGGAGGCAgcagctactactactactactgcaaATGTTCTCTCTCGTAATCCCGACTGTTCCGGCTATGATCTCAGTGCTTAATGTACATTGATATCTCTATAATAATCATTAAAATTAATGTCAGCATCCTGTTCTAATGTGCATTGATTTCTATGTCTATATAGCTACACAATGGATGAAGAGAAGGGATCAAATCAAAGTGCCCCTCTCTGCTGCTGCAAGAGAAAAAGGGTTTCAATGATCAATCAAGGCTAACACAGAGCTAGAAAATGAATGCAGTGTTTGAGACCATGTTGTTGTGCCATTTATCACAAGAGATGTGGCTCTCTTTTCTATAGCATGCCAAACATTCTTTATGGATTGCTTTGCCAGCATCATTTGGTGATCAGATTAGTTCATATTCTCAGCTACTGATCTGATATTTACTGACGTTATCTCACATTTCTGAAATCTCACAAGTCCCAGACAATAAGTTTTGGCATTAACACTGTTAGGTACATAATTAATGACAAGAGGACCCTCCATCAAACAATTAatcaaaccaaactataagtttcTTACCATCACAAACTTCCTGACCATATATTTCGGGTCTCCTCCCTCATGTTCATGAGGTGGTCTTTTGTTCTGGATAGCCTAATCTTTAGACACATTTGATGCATGAGGAGCTTGCTTTAGCAAAACAACATACCAAATATGTGGTCTCAGCCTCTCCAATCACTTTCTTGGGCGAGATGAGCCAACAAGACAAATCTTAACAAGATGTATACTAAAACAGAACAGGAAAAGTTATCTGTCAGGTTTCTGGTTGCTGCAGTAATGTCATTGTCGGATACCTTCATTTATTAGGTTACAGTTTGCCAGAGATGAAGGAGTACTGCCAAGTGCTTGAACAAGGAGAGCTCTTTAAATTTCAATCATTGCGATATAGCTTATTCATCCATTATTTGATAATTTAcaaggttttttttttgtttacatgATTACTAATCTAATGTCTTATGCTCCGAAGAATGTTGTTGATCTAAAGAGGACAATTACTAGAAAACAATAAACTGGTGCTACCTCCCTTCCAAAAGTCAACTTAGCTCAACTCAAACCCAACAACAAAGCCTAAGAAATTTCATCATTAAAttgcatttaaaataaaaaataatcactcCCTAATATGAAGGTGCTCTTTgggaaatatataaaaaaatataaatactgcTTATAAATTAAAAACCAGAATAATAAGAGACAAATTAGACTGCTTATAAACCCAATAAACacatcaataaataataaaaaaaagataagttGATTTGATGAAAGAATAAAAAACCAGAATTTATTTaacaaataattataaaaaaaaagaggggAAAATAGTCAATAATTTGAGAAAACTAAATTATAAGAAAAACAATAATGTTCCGACCTCCTTCCAAATTATAAGAAGCTTATAATTGGTAATCCTTTTTGGTATTTACAACccctaaaaaaatataaaatatatttttattatttatagtccCTCAATTATCAGAGATACTTTTATTTCccataatctcttatttaatttaatttgataaaaCCCTAGCTATGTTGACATCACTCGATGCAATTCTATCATCTTGTGACATCATTCATCACTCGGTGAAGATGAAGACTTTGCTATGACACAGAAAGACTCATGTTGCTCAACACCACTATGTCGTTTGACCCAAAACTACTTCGGACTCCACGAGAAACGAGAAAAACTTTAACGTCACTTTATTGTCTAACATCATTTGGACAACCCAACATAGAGATAATCCATAATCGATTTCTATTGGTCTAACCGAAGTGTTAGTCACATTCCACCGAGTGGGTTGATTAAAAGTTAAGTTCATTTGCATAGGAACATCTtaggaatattaatttttttttaaaaattgaactataatagaaatatttatatagtttattacTTATAGCTCCTTTtctcttaaaaataataaaagtattattttactatttatagttttaatattatcgattttatcttttttcttccCCATAACCCTATGATTATCGATACCAACGCTCCCTCGTCATCGTCGATTGTCGATCCATGCTATATGTTGACACTCAACGCTCCCTCGCTTCTTGTCTTTCGGGACCTTTCTCATTGCCCTCTCAATATCGTCAtccaaaaagaagaagattaGGATATTTCTATCTATTTACAAAAGGTATttagaaatattaaatttttaaataatattttaaatagtaaATTTATGGTGGTAAATAGTAATCTCCAATCTTCAATTAAAATAAGGAGGTTACTATTCAATGTCTATTCTTACAATTTACGATCctcttactatttataatttttttaaaaattaataaaatagtttattattaataatttatttaattttgcttttgtccttttttttttttcttttcataattcTCGCTTGCTTATCCTACGAGTAAACTCTTCCCACCGCTTATGCACTATACCGGATAGTTTACGAAGGCAAATAACATGATATCTTCTAGGTTGATATAATTGACTTAGAAGATTATATTTTCTGAATTATTATAGAATATACAtaactaaaaaatattaaattattaaaataaatattaaaaattatttctcaCATCTTTCTTTTCAATGTTTGATTTGTTAcattttattatataatttttttaattattttatgccATTTATAATGATTAAGAGGTGAAGGAGGCGAAAAAAGcggaaaaaaatataaatgagaaGTGAAATGATTTTATTAtacttaaattataaattaaggtCATACATAAAAAAGATAATTCAGAAATATTCAAAAATTATTGGGTCGTAAATAAcatgattataaatagtaatctcCCAAGTAAAATTGATCCTAAATCATCGTAATTCACCGTAATAGCCTTCGCCGACCTCTCCCTCGATCCCTCTTACCGACTCTCACTCTCTTATGGCCACCGCTTCTTCCCCATCCCGTCGCCTCCTCTCTTCCTCCCCGCTTGAACCATCTCCCCCCGCAGCTCGCGCTTCCCCGCGGCTCCTACCGGTCGATCTCGTTCCCTCTGAACACTTCTTCCCCCCATGTCCGATAATTTCCCTGCCGCGCCAGCCGCGGACGGATCCTCCTTCCTGGAAGACGACTGCCAACCCCTGCCCGCCGACCCTCCCCCCGGAAGACCTGCTTCCGACGCGCTTGCAACTCCCGCTGCGCTCCGCCGCCGtagagaggaggaggagcggaAGAAGGCTGGGATGGTGATCACCTCGATCGTCCAGTCCCCGCTTCCTTCGTAGCTGCCACGGTGAGGGCTCCGCTCCATGTGGGAGCTCGCCGCCGTCCTCAACTGCCTCCATGTTCCTGGCTTTGGAAATGATCTCTCATCCGGTAGCATTTTTAGGGTATATCTGCTGGTATTCCTCGGAATTTACTTGTCTGTTACCTTAAAAATCTGGATTTGAATAAGTTTCATAAGAACCTATTGGCATGTTGACAGGCAATCCCTCCAGTTTCTCGCATTGCGATAGGGCATTCAACCTGGGTTACAGCACTCTGCAGCAACTTAAGATTGGTGGCACTGTGTATGTAGCTTGTTCAATTATTTTCGCTGAGATATTACAGCAAAGAGATGATATCATGGAATGGCTAATCTAATGGTCATTTTCCGCAGGTCACTGATGGGGACATACCAATTATTGCATCCCATGGGTGAGTTCTTTGTATC
Protein-coding regions in this window:
- the LOC135673782 gene encoding glycerol-3-phosphate acyltransferase RAM2-like translates to MVAFRGATFKTVDQCTSVGREGHTVVADMDGTLLLGRSSFPYFALVAFEVGGVLRLLLLLLAAPLVGVLYYFLSESAGIKVLIFAALAGARVEEVELAARAVLPKFYLADVHPEAWRVFSACGRRCVLTANPRIMVEAFLKEYLGADLVIGTELGTYKGRLTGFAVHPGVLVGRNKAAALRKQLPEASPEIGLGDRETDFPFMSLCQEAYVVPSKPRCGAVASDKLPKPVVFHDGRLVQKPTPLLALVTVLWFPAGFLLACLRIATGALLPMRYVYHAFRALGVRVTVRGTPPPPASTSLGHSGVLFVCSHRTLLDPVFLSVALGRPIAAVTYSVSRLSEILSPIRTVRLSRDRARDAAMIRKLLQEGDLAICPEGTTCREPFLLRFSALFAELTDQIVPVATCSRMSMFHGTTARGWKGMDPFYFFMNPSPAYEVTFLDKLPLEITCSGGKSSHEVANYIQRAIASTLSYECTRFTRKDKYRALAGNDGTVPEKKSKAEG